The DNA sequence ACGAACACTAAAAGATGTTGCGATGCTAAAACTGGCACACTGGTTTAGAGAGGTAGAAAATGCGGGCTTTAAGTCTTTTAATACGCTAGTGAGAACCATCATTCAAGATTATAATGATATTCTAAATTACTTTATCAACAGAAGTACCAATGCAAGTGCCGAATCCTTTAATGCAAAAATAAAAAACTTTAGAATGCAACTTCGTGGTGTAACGGATAGAAAATTTTTCATCTTCAGATTAACGCAGATTTTTGCTTAGCCCCGGATCATGTCCAAAACTTGGGGACAAGCTAAAATTTCAGGACGGGTCGAACTTCAGAGTTGCAACATCCAGCCTTATACACACCCTCATCCTCCCAAAACTACCCCAGCTCCACCGCAGTTTTCCCTGGCAACAGTAAGCCACTTCTGTCAAAAAACCGGATCAGCGCAAATTTCAACAGGCCTTCATCAAAATCAAATCCCTCATTCTCAGGAATGAAAAACGAATCACACGGTAGCAAAACCTCAAAAACAGCCTCCACATATCTCAACAAATCCTGCCCAGATTCAGGATTGATGAACCTCAGCGTCACCTCCGCTTTCGTACTTCCCTTAGGAATACGGTCGAAAAAGAGCATCCGCTGACCATAATCATATCGGCATCTTTTTCTGTCACTAAGGTTCCAGACAAAACCGCCCAGAATTTCGTTGCCTTCAGCGTGGAGCAGCCCAAACTCTACCGTCCGATCACCCTTTCCAGACAGCACATCCATCTTCATAACATTGTGTAGCATCTTTGCCATTCTCCCATGAAGTTGGGGATCATTCAGATCCTTTACAAACGGCTGAAGAGCACGCCGAAGTCTTCCCCCAAATTTTGAACAGCGCCCAAACTCAGACGCATTATTCCTTACGTTCACATATTTTTCATCCGCCCGTATTTTTTCTCCATCAAATCCGCCAGGTTTCCGCACGATGATCTTGCCGTTCATTTCATAATATGAAAGCCCGCCCAGCTTTCCGGTAATTTTCAGCACACCTTTGAGTTTCGCCATGGTATTAAAGATTAAAGGATTTAACAAAGATAACCAATCCAATAGATATAGTATGAATACAGTATGCCAAAGTGCATGTTGACTGCAGGTTAACTCACCACATATCAAAGGATAAAGACATAACCCTCAAAATCGGGTTACCTTTGTTACGTGTATAGTTATATCAGTATTTATTGAATAATCTGTATAGTTATTTCAGGTCGGATCAAGAACGGGTCACCTAAAATGGTATACTTCATAGATAAAGCATGGATAGTGTATGAGGAGTGCATGAAAAGTGTACTGAGAAATTCGCCCAAAAAACACAATTTTCATGCAATAGGATCAGTGTAATTTCAGATTTAAATAATCTTCGGTTTTAGACATAGGACCATAAAACAGCAGCGATTTAATTTTTCCTTTGATTATATTAAAAGAAATATCTAACCATAAAGTTTTTCTGGAAATTGTCTGAGTTCTATGATGTATTCACTTCCAAATCTTGCGAAATAGATATTGAAATATTCTTTTATTGAAGATAAGCCACTTCTTTTCTTTTTATTTATCTATTAATAAATTTTCACATGCTCCAAGTTTTGGATCAGTCTCAAAACTTGGGGAGAAAGAATAAATTTGATAATTTTGTTAGATGCTAAACGAAACAGAAGTTCTTAAATTATTACTACCTGAATTTTTAATTGATCATTTTGAAATTGTGAAATTTGAAGAAATAAATAAAGTTGTGCATCTTTATTTTGAGGAAAAAAATACGATTCCCAAAGAATTTACGTCCCTTACTTTGCAATCAAAGGGTTTTCTGCCCGAAATAACGGTAGATGATTTTCCGCTGCGTGGAAAGTCTGTAAAACTCCATATCAAACGCCGAAGATGGACAGATGTGAAATCGGGAGACATTATTCAAAGAGATTGGAATCTCATCGCTAAAGGAACTCGCATGACACAGGATTTTGCAGAGTTCTTAAAAAAAATCAGCCGATACTAAAGCACTTCCTTGTAAAACCATCGCAGAAATGTATGGCGTGAATGGAAGAAAATTTCAACGACAATATAAAAAAAGCATTAGCGACTTTAAAGATTGGGATCAGAAAGAACATGCTGCAGACTGGATCTTATATTCTGAAAACCTCTCTGACCAGCTTTCTTTAGATGAAGTCGCTCTTTCTGACGGGGAATTGTACACTGTTCTTACCTCCAAAAAAGCAAAGGGCAGAAAAGGAAGTATCGTAGCCATTATTAAAGGAACTCAGAGTGATAAAGTCATTGAACAAATTCTGAAAATCAGTAGAAAACTCCGACAGAAAGTTAAAGAGATCACACTCGATATGGCAGGTTCAATGAAACTCATTGCTAAAAGATGTTTCCCCAATGCCGTGCAGGTTATTGACCGCTTTCATGTTCAAAAGCTCGCCACAGAAGCATTGCAGAACCTCAGAATACAACATCGATGGGAAGCCATTGATTTGGAAAACACTTTACTAACCGAGGCAAAGAGAGAAAGAAGAAGCCGGAAATTGAAGTTTTTGAAAATGGTGATACCAGAAAGCAACTCTTGGCAAGGAGCCGATATTTACTCTACAAAACCAAAGAAAAGTGGACACCAAGCCAAAACCAAAGAGCGGACATATTATTCTCGCACTATCCCGACTTAGAAAAAGCCTATCATTTATCTGATGGGCTGAGAAAAATTTACAATCAAAATATTCAAAAGTCCGTCGCAATGCTCAAATTAGCACATTGGTTCAAAAAGGTAGAAGAATCGGGCTTTAAATCATTTTCAGTACTCATGAAAACCATTATGAATCATTACAATGATATTCTCAATTATTTTGATCAGAGAAGCACAAATGCTTCTGCAGAATCTTTTAATGCGAAAATAAAAAACTTCAGATTACAACTTCGAGGTGTAAAAGACAAAACATTTTTCTTGTTCAGATTATCTAAACTTTTTGCTTAGTCCCCAACTTTTGATACTGATCCATTGTAACCTTGGGGAGGAGGTGGGGAAGAAATTTCAACAAAAAAAATCCCTACAAGTATTAACTTATAGGGATTTTGGCGGAGAACTAGGGATCGTTATCAACTCTTTAAATACGTTTACAGACCGGACTTGAGATAGATTTTATAACACCTACTCACCTAATTACTCACCTTGAAAAATGTAGATTTTTGATTCGTTTTGGTAACTTCAAATTTAGTAAATAAATTAGTTTAAATAAAAAATAAGTTTATTGTTAAAT is a window from the Kaistella flava (ex Peng et al. 2021) genome containing:
- a CDS encoding transposase encodes the protein MSLKVQFCTMLIKQITDSGQASNLGKLNGDTRKQLLTRSRYLLYKSQEKSTESQQGRAEILFQNYPDIEKAYGLTNGFLQIYDKRTLKDVAMLKLAHWFREVENAGFKSFNTLVRTIIQDYNDILNYFINRSTNASAESFNAKIKNFRMQLRGVTDRKFFIFRLTQIFA
- a CDS encoding transposase, with the translated sequence MLNETEVLKLLLPEFLIDHFEIVKFEEINKVVHLYFEEKNTIPKEFTSLTLQSKGFLPEITVDDFPLRGKSVKLHIKRRRWTDVKSGDIIQRDWNLIAKGTRMTQDFAEFLKKISRY
- a CDS encoding transposase, translated to MARSRYLLYKTKEKWTPSQNQRADILFSHYPDLEKAYHLSDGLRKIYNQNIQKSVAMLKLAHWFKKVEESGFKSFSVLMKTIMNHYNDILNYFDQRSTNASAESFNAKIKNFRLQLRGVKDKTFFLFRLSKLFA
- a CDS encoding ISL3 family transposase gives rise to the protein MYGVNGRKFQRQYKKSISDFKDWDQKEHAADWILYSENLSDQLSLDEVALSDGELYTVLTSKKAKGRKGSIVAIIKGTQSDKVIEQILKISRKLRQKVKEITLDMAGSMKLIAKRCFPNAVQVIDRFHVQKLATEALQNLRIQHRWEAIDLENTLLTEAKRERRSRKLKFLKMVIPESNSWQGADIYSTKPKKSGHQAKTKERTYYSRTIPT